The Coffea arabica cultivar ET-39 chromosome 9e, Coffea Arabica ET-39 HiFi, whole genome shotgun sequence genome has a window encoding:
- the LOC113709938 gene encoding uncharacterized protein produces the protein MMNVRDFVQNRTRKKIGNGNATNIWEDSWIPGNKDGKVTFAMSQNCNIRRVDELISGFRWRKPLVLRTFNRKDADEILDIPISISGRKDSNYWLHSGNGIYTVNSGYKALSRETTQHIGRRADEAETSSANSNGKQWKCRAQEVWKMAPIQWDGLTEQTGNFRVWWTAMLEASCRTEGREHIELTTNILWQIWKRRNEWKFNAKRRHPWKTVNKAQQEWQEQASAWSKETMIPEDAERDGEEVEPVEVVSAWALIDRKTVNQLQTIAEAMKMAIIKARHQQWQKITVHIPSPQLLKVITTGVAKDIKMSTLADDINNLRALFQKCSFCLDRRLDKRCDMISDYALGIFQDEEWINPQCV, from the exons ATGATGAATGTGAGAGATTTTGTGCAAAATAGAACTAGAAAGAAGATAGGCAATGGCAATGCTACAAACATTTGGGAGGATAGCTGGATCCCTGGAAATAAGGATGGAAAAGTCACATTTGCAATGTCTCAGAATTGCAACATCAGAAGAGTAGATGAGCTTATCAGTGGCTTTAGATGGAGAAAACCATTGGTACTTAGAACCTTCAACAGGAAGGATGCTGACGAAATCCTAGATATTCCTATAAGTATCTCAGGAAGGAAAGACAGCAATTACTGGTTACATAGTGGCAATGGCATCTATACGGTCAATTCTGGATACAAGGCATTGAGTAGAGAAACAACTCAACATATAGGAAGAAGAGCTGATGAGGCAGAAACGAGCTCAGCAAACTCCAATGGAAAGCAATGGAAGTG CAGAGCTCAAGAGGTATGGAAGATGGCCCCAATACAGTGGGATGGGTTAACTGAACAGACAGGGAATTTTAGAGTTTGGTGGACTGCAATGCTGGAAGCCTCATGTAGGACAGAGGGTAGGGAGCATATAGAGCTTACTACGAATATCCTTTGGCAAATATGGAAAAGGAGAAATGAATGGAAGTTCAATGCTAAACGAAGGCATCCTTGGAAAACAGTTAACAAGGCTCAACAGGAATGGCAAGAGCAAGCCTCAGCTTGGAGTAAGGAGACAATGATCCCTGAGGATGCTGAAAGAGATGGAGAGGAAGTAGAACCAGTGGAG GTGGTGTCAGCCTGGGCATTAATTGATAGGAAAACAGTGAATCAATTGCAGACTATCGCAGAAGCTATGAAGATGGCCATTATAAAGGCCAGACATCAGCAATGGCAGAAAATTACAGTCCATATCCCCAGCCCACAGCTGCTGAAAGTGATTACGACGGGGGTGGCTAAGGATATCAAAATGTCTACTTTGGCTGATGATATTAACAACCTCAGAGCTTTGTTCCAGAAATGCTCTTTTTGTCTAGATAGGAGATTAGATAAAAGATGTGATATGATTAGTGATTATGCCTTAGGCATATTTCAAGATGAGGAATGGATCAATCCTCAGTGTGTCTAA
- the LOC113710494 gene encoding protein PLASTID TRANSCRIPTIONALLY ACTIVE 12, chloroplastic isoform X1, translated as MWFSEIHPTRSSSDSTNCWSGFKAELWLLQSLDNGISRRIVSVDGSVAKRRHLQGSKTSFARAFVTSIWQLKVGLHHSSGNVRLLPCIKCENSNKEGSSFEQVSVEPPPYHSYLDSTSGQLEPASGARASIPGQEFWPEGTASRVRAARAPEPMGASTTSPSYGQNPGSRRKKYKASVASSETSETSGVPDIPDDVLEEPKELLSEYVVYQSEPEEENLSDYEMDKKIGRPHPFIDPKAKKPVEEPLTSEELWWNWRKPEKEQWSRWQRRRPDVETVFLKAMAETGQIKLYGDHPTLTETSLYRARRHIYKEERQIPELSQLSGLAINWSKWCIPWLKAEQERLEKIGPLAYYSEWVKAWKRDTSREAVQKHFEETGEDENTQLIEMFTHQTDQEYRIMMGTDVRIRRDPLAMRMREDQIKEIWGGDPVYPTINYIQDPDAVIDFRGPDFHEPTPDMLAYLKEHGKIISREELEMKLAKEKTEELEMTDMDEAMAQAVDIGENDDEGEESDDGEEEKISRNWSILKSNPELRKSKGKPKNNNLSLEEAIDDSENLTDFLMDFEEDE; from the exons ACTTCATTTGCAAGGGCATTTGTTACTTCAATTTGGCAGTTAAAGGTTGGATTGCACCATTCATCTGGGAATGTGCGTCTTCTTCCCTGTATAAAATGTGAGAATTCTAACAAAGAAGGGAGTTCATTCGAGCAAGTATCTGTTGAACCTCCTCCATATCATAGTTACTTGGACTCTACGTCTGGGCAGCTTGAACCAGCTTCTGGAGCTCGTGCAAGTATTCCAGGGCAAGAGTTCTGGCCAGAAGGGACTGCAAGTCGAGTAAGAGCTGCCAGGGCTCCTGAGCCAATGGGTGCCTCAACTACAAGTCCTTCTTATGGACAAAATCCTGGAAGCAGAAGGAAAAAGTATAAAGCATCAGTTGCTTCCTCTGAGACTTCGGAAACAAGTGGAGTTCCTGACATTCCTGATGATGTACTAGAAGAGCCCAAAGAATTGTTATCTGAGTATGTTGTTTATCAGTCAGAACCAGAGGAAGAGAACTTAAGTGACTACGAGATGGATAAGAAAATTGGACGTCCTCACCCTTTCATTGATCCAAAAGCAAAGAAGCCAGTAGAAGAGCCACTTACAAGTGAAGAACTATGGTGGAACTGGAGAAAGCCAGAAAAAGAACAATGGTCAAGGTGGCAAAGGAGGAGGCCTGATGTTGAAACG GTGTTTCTTAAAGCAATGGCAGAGACTGGGCAAATAAAGCTCTATGGTGACCATCCAACATTGACTGAGACTTCACTTTACAGAGCAAGGCGACATATATACAAAGAGGAAAG GCAAATTCCTGAATTGAGCCAGCTTAGTGGGCTAGCAATTAATTGGAGTAAATGGTGTATTCCTTG GCTGAAGGCTGAACAAGAAAGATTGGAAAAGATTGGTCCATTAGCTTACTACTCAGAATGGGTGAAAGCTTGGAAGAGAGACACTTCGAGGGAAGCTGTTCAAAAGCATTTTGAAGAGACTGGTGAAGATGAAAACACACAACTCATTGAAATGTTTACGCATCAAACTGATCAAGAGTACCGCATCATGATGGGTACTGATGTTCGTATTCGACGTGATCCTTTAGCAATGAGAATGCGAGAGGatcaaataaaagaaa TATGGGGTGGAGATCCAGTTTACCCAACTATTAACTACATTCAGGATCCAGATGCTGTCATTGATTTCAGGGGTCCAGATTTTCATGAGCCTACACCAGATATGCTGGCGTATCTGAAAGAG CATGGGAAAATAATATCGCGGGAGGAGCTAGAGATGAAACTTGCTAAAGAGAAGACAGAAGAACTTGAG ATGACAGATATGGATGAAGCCATGGCTCAAGCTGTAGACATTGGGGAAAACGAT GATGAGGGAGAGGAAAGTGATgatggagaagaagaaaaaatttcgcGCAATTGGAGCATTCTGAAAAGTAATCCTGAACTTCGGAAATCAAAG GGTAAACCAAAGAACAATAACTTGTCTCTGGAAGAAGCTATAGATGATTCAGAGAACCTCACTGACTTTCTCATGGACTTTGAGGAGGATGAGTAG
- the LOC113710494 gene encoding protein PLASTID TRANSCRIPTIONALLY ACTIVE 12, chloroplastic isoform X2 produces the protein MVSSISPSWVLCQDNGISRRIVSVDGSVAKRRHLQGSKTSFARAFVTSIWQLKVGLHHSSGNVRLLPCIKCENSNKEGSSFEQVSVEPPPYHSYLDSTSGQLEPASGARASIPGQEFWPEGTASRVRAARAPEPMGASTTSPSYGQNPGSRRKKYKASVASSETSETSGVPDIPDDVLEEPKELLSEYVVYQSEPEEENLSDYEMDKKIGRPHPFIDPKAKKPVEEPLTSEELWWNWRKPEKEQWSRWQRRRPDVETVFLKAMAETGQIKLYGDHPTLTETSLYRARRHIYKEERQIPELSQLSGLAINWSKWCIPWLKAEQERLEKIGPLAYYSEWVKAWKRDTSREAVQKHFEETGEDENTQLIEMFTHQTDQEYRIMMGTDVRIRRDPLAMRMREDQIKEIWGGDPVYPTINYIQDPDAVIDFRGPDFHEPTPDMLAYLKEHGKIISREELEMKLAKEKTEELEMTDMDEAMAQAVDIGENDDEGEESDDGEEEKISRNWSILKSNPELRKSKGKPKNNNLSLEEAIDDSENLTDFLMDFEEDE, from the exons ACTTCATTTGCAAGGGCATTTGTTACTTCAATTTGGCAGTTAAAGGTTGGATTGCACCATTCATCTGGGAATGTGCGTCTTCTTCCCTGTATAAAATGTGAGAATTCTAACAAAGAAGGGAGTTCATTCGAGCAAGTATCTGTTGAACCTCCTCCATATCATAGTTACTTGGACTCTACGTCTGGGCAGCTTGAACCAGCTTCTGGAGCTCGTGCAAGTATTCCAGGGCAAGAGTTCTGGCCAGAAGGGACTGCAAGTCGAGTAAGAGCTGCCAGGGCTCCTGAGCCAATGGGTGCCTCAACTACAAGTCCTTCTTATGGACAAAATCCTGGAAGCAGAAGGAAAAAGTATAAAGCATCAGTTGCTTCCTCTGAGACTTCGGAAACAAGTGGAGTTCCTGACATTCCTGATGATGTACTAGAAGAGCCCAAAGAATTGTTATCTGAGTATGTTGTTTATCAGTCAGAACCAGAGGAAGAGAACTTAAGTGACTACGAGATGGATAAGAAAATTGGACGTCCTCACCCTTTCATTGATCCAAAAGCAAAGAAGCCAGTAGAAGAGCCACTTACAAGTGAAGAACTATGGTGGAACTGGAGAAAGCCAGAAAAAGAACAATGGTCAAGGTGGCAAAGGAGGAGGCCTGATGTTGAAACG GTGTTTCTTAAAGCAATGGCAGAGACTGGGCAAATAAAGCTCTATGGTGACCATCCAACATTGACTGAGACTTCACTTTACAGAGCAAGGCGACATATATACAAAGAGGAAAG GCAAATTCCTGAATTGAGCCAGCTTAGTGGGCTAGCAATTAATTGGAGTAAATGGTGTATTCCTTG GCTGAAGGCTGAACAAGAAAGATTGGAAAAGATTGGTCCATTAGCTTACTACTCAGAATGGGTGAAAGCTTGGAAGAGAGACACTTCGAGGGAAGCTGTTCAAAAGCATTTTGAAGAGACTGGTGAAGATGAAAACACACAACTCATTGAAATGTTTACGCATCAAACTGATCAAGAGTACCGCATCATGATGGGTACTGATGTTCGTATTCGACGTGATCCTTTAGCAATGAGAATGCGAGAGGatcaaataaaagaaa TATGGGGTGGAGATCCAGTTTACCCAACTATTAACTACATTCAGGATCCAGATGCTGTCATTGATTTCAGGGGTCCAGATTTTCATGAGCCTACACCAGATATGCTGGCGTATCTGAAAGAG CATGGGAAAATAATATCGCGGGAGGAGCTAGAGATGAAACTTGCTAAAGAGAAGACAGAAGAACTTGAG ATGACAGATATGGATGAAGCCATGGCTCAAGCTGTAGACATTGGGGAAAACGAT GATGAGGGAGAGGAAAGTGATgatggagaagaagaaaaaatttcgcGCAATTGGAGCATTCTGAAAAGTAATCCTGAACTTCGGAAATCAAAG GGTAAACCAAAGAACAATAACTTGTCTCTGGAAGAAGCTATAGATGATTCAGAGAACCTCACTGACTTTCTCATGGACTTTGAGGAGGATGAGTAG